Genomic DNA from Lagenorhynchus albirostris chromosome 9, mLagAlb1.1, whole genome shotgun sequence:
cagctttgggtcttcattgctgcgcgcgggctttctctagttgtggcgagcggaggctactctttgttgcggtgcgcaggcttctcattgcggtggcttctcttgttgcggagcacgggctctaggcgcgcgggcttcagtagttgtggctcacgggctctagagtgcaggctcagtagttgtggcacacaggcttagttgctccgcggcatgtgggatcttcccggaccagggctcgaaccctggtcccctgcattggcaggcagattcttaaccactgcaccaccagagaagcccaatgtTTCGCACTTTTTACAGACGTAGTCACACTGTGGAAGCGCAGGGAGACCGGAACGGCACCCTGTGACCGTCTTGCCATGGCCTAGCGACTCCTGGCCGGGGCTGCTTCgtctctctccaccccctccccctctgttATTTTGAAGCAGATCCTCATTTTACCTCTGAGTGTCTCACAGTATGTTTCTGGAAGAGGGAGTCTCTCTTTTGATTTAACAATGAGGCCGTTGTTACACCCAAGGAGATGAGCAATAATTGCGCAGCACGGTGGAATAGCTGGTCGGTGTTGAAAGTTCTAATTGTGTCACAAATTgtgttggaattttaaaaaaatagtttacttGCATCTCGAGCCAAAGGAGGTCTGTGTTGCACTAGTGGCTGCCTGTTAAGTGTCTCTGTGTCCTCTTGACTGGGGTTGATGCGGGGTCTCCTATCCTGGCGCATCCCTCGCGGGCAGGTCTCACCTGCTCCGGCTGGGCGGCTGGAGCCCCGAGGCTGGCTCAGGTGCAGGTGGGCGTTTCGTTGGGTTGGTGGGGTGTTTGAAGGGTTGCTTGGGTTGGGGTTGGGGGTCCTCCCAGCGGGCAGCTCCGCCAGGCTCTCTGTTCACAGTCAGGCAGCCCCGGGGCTCAGGTCTCAGATCCATGAAGTGACGGAGGAGGTGAAGGAGAGGCTTCCTCCTGACGGGCTGCTTCCAGGAGTGCAGTTTCCGTGGACAGCACGGGCTCGCTGGCGCCTCCGTCTGTTTCCTTTGTTGAGCAGTTCTCAGAACCCCCGAGCTGCTTGTAGCATCCTTCAGTGGAGATCAGGTAGGGCTTTTAGCTTCATCGCGAGATCACAGATTCAAGTGTAGCGGAAGTGCTTTAACAGCACACGTCTTCTCGGAACCTGCTGTTTCTGTGCTGGGGTTCCTGAGAGTTCGGGGGTGCTGGAGCATCACAGAACTAGGGCGCCCTGTGGCTGCCATGGCTCGTCCCCAGTCAGCCCGTAGCGCCCCAGGGTGGCTGAGGGGGACGGAACGCTGCTGGGTTTGCAATGTAATCCTCAGGATACGTTTTACTGGACACGTACCGTGAGGTCGTCTGTTTCCAGGCCTCTGGGAGAGTGCTTCTCCGGGGTGAGACCACCAAGTGGACACAGAGCTGGGAGCCAGtgtttccttttacttttgaTTATTAGGGtttgtgttttctaatttaattttgtttcataattGTGTAAAATAATCTGCTGGTTCTAATAATGAGGTCTACAAATCAAAGTAGGCTCAGACCTACTCTGTTTTTGCTTTGCactgccttccccctcccctcctctgtggCGAAGTATGTAAAAccctataacaaaaaaaaaaataaaaagaggaaggcCCCAGGCCGGGATGGACAGTTGTCATCCGCTGGGTCTTGGGGGGGGACACCTGGGGTGGGGCGCACAGTGAAGTGTGCGCTGTCAATGTGCTCTTTGTAGGAAGACGGAGGAAAGTGTCgggaagaaagaaaacccagTCCAGATCATCTGTGAAGAGCAGGAGCTCGGGGACGAGGTCCAGGAAACGCCAGGGCCGCGTGAAGAAGAGTAAAGGGAAGAAGATAAAGGTAGCGTCGGATGGGGGATCACGCTGGGCGAGCTTCAGTCCTGTGTGTGGGTAGATAGTGGGAGTCGTAGAAGGGCCCTTTTTTTATAATTACTTAGAGGTTCACAGATAAATAGGCACGTTTCTGCAGCACGGACTGAAGGTGGGGCTGAGACGAGATGTGTTCTGGGCCCCGCAGAGCGGCTCCTGGGACCGCGGGGGGCGCAAGGGGCTGGGCTACAACCCGTCAGGTCGCTTGTTCCCTGGGGTGCCGGCATCCGGTGTGAGCCGGGTGGGGGTGAGGCCCAGGCGGGGTCCTCACGTGTGATGAGTACACGTGACcctcaggctgcaggactgtggcTACTCGGTCGGCCGTGTTTGGTGCTGCGGATTCCTAGTTGGAATGGAGGCTGTAGATTTCAGCCCTGTGGAtcagtgtttctccctctgtcccCTGGGTTCAGAATGAAGCCACAGCTCGTTCCCGCATCGCACGGACGCTGGGCCTCCGCAGGCCAGCCCATGGAGCCTGCATCCCCTCGGTGTACAAGCCTGCAGACCCCTCTCTGGGGCTGATGCGTGCAGACATCGGGGcagcctctctctccctgtttGGAGACCCTTATGAGCTGGACCCCTTCGACAGGTGACTGCAGAGGGGGAGCTGGGGGGGCTCACTCTTTTCCTAGGCCCGTGGGCATGTCGCTCCTGGTGGAGGCATGGCTCGCCCTCAGAATTCGCATTTGTGAAATTCCTGCTTCCGAGTTGTTCTCAGAATTCTGTACCTACTCGTCCCCTAATTTGGAGAAAGATCTAACTCACACGCCtgtcccccaccccgtccccgcTCAGAGACTCGGGCAGCTGCTGACAGAAAACCGCTGCACGGGGCCTGGGTTCATTGTTGAGTCACGAGGGCTGCCGTGGGGGTAGTGCTGAGCCCGCCTGTGCCACGCGCTGCTGAGAGGTTGGGGGGTGGCTCCCTGGGCCTCGATGTGCAGGGTCACCCCGTGCCCTTTGGCATGTGTCCTCCTCCAGCAGTGAAGAGGCATCTCCGAGCCCTGCTTCCCCTCTGAGCGTCAAGAGGAGGATCCTGTCCCGGTCAGCCCTGCGGTCGCACCAGCCTGTGGCCAGGCCCGTCTCCATGGGGCTCTGCAGGTGTGTCCTGGGGGACAGGATGGCCGGGGCGGTGGTGCGGGGTGGGTCCCCAGGCGTACAAGGACCGCAGGCTCCATGTTGGGCTGGCGCTCTGCCACCTGGCACCCACGGCCTCTCCTGTGGCCTGTCCTCTGGCTCTTGGTTGAGGAAGTGCTGCGGCCAGTCCCAAGccaagggcacagggatgaggtGACAACCCCAGAGGCTGCCTCCGTGTGCCTAGCTCTGCTGCAGAACCCACAGCAGGGAGGGGCCGGGCAGGGAGCCAAGCTTTTTCTCTGTTTGACCCTCCAAAAGAAAGACTTAACCAACTCTACCAGTCGGCGTTGCTCACAAGCTCCTGCCTGTCAGTGAGTGGAGCCGGGGCCAAAGCCTCGGACGactccacccccccccaccccatcttcctTTAGTCCGAGCTGCCGGGTGGGTCTCACCCCTCCCCTCGGGAACACTACCTGCTGCCTGGGTGTGGAGGCGCGTGGGCAGGAgggccatgaccgctgggcctgcccCGGGTCTGCCCTGCAGGAGGAGCGCTCCCGCCATGGCGCCCCAGCCGGAAGTGGATGCGGACCCCGGCCCTGACCTGCTGGGAAGCATCCTGTCGGGCCAGAGCTTCCTGATGATGAACGGCGCCGACATCGTCATCCACCGCGATGGCTCCCTCAGCGCCAAGAGGGCAGGTGAGGAGCCTCTGCGCACGGCCCGCCGTCCCCACCTCTGCGCGCCTGGAGATGGGGACACGCGTTCCTCCAGGGACAGTCGTGTGGTGTGACCCAGCGGTTCTAGGGTTTGCTTCCGAGTGTAGGTGAGGGTGCTGAGGGACTGAAGATGCCTGTCCCATCGCTTTCTGATAACACATCTGTTGGGGGAGTTACCAGGCAGCCCACAGGCCCTCCTTGCTGTCAGCAGCTGCCGTCTGTTCTCACAGCCCCAGGAACCAGCGTGGAGCCCTCTCCACGGATCTGGGCCCCAGCGGGATTCGGGCCTGGGGGGATCTGGCCATGGAGGGCAGGGTAGGCTGCATGGGCGTGGTCATTGGTAGACTGGGGTGCTACCCTGTTTTCAAGTGTCCATCACGGGCTCAGGCTCCTTCTGATCCACAGATAGCGTGAAGATAGTGTATGAAGCAGAAGGGGCTGGTGGGCAGCAGCAGAGCGAGCCTCCAGCCCCGTCCCTGTGCCCTGTAACCGTTGGGAGTGTTCTGAGGGTGTTCTGAGAAGGGTGGGGCTTTttaaggatgggggtggggactgaTGGCTGTTTGCCTTTTGTCTTTTAGCGCCAGTTTCTTTTCAGCGAAACTCAGTTGGTCCATCCAGAGGGGCAGAAGGCGCCGGGTCTGGGGCCTGCCTGCAGCCCAGAGAGACTCAGTCAGGAAGCGGGCCAGAGAGCTTGGGGTCCAGCTGTCCAGGCAGGGCTACCCCAGGCAcacccccggccccgcccacccccgcccATGTCCCTGAGCTCACGTTGGGGGCAGCTGTGAGACTGGACTCCTTGGTGACCCTTCAGTCAGGCCAGGCTCAGACCTTGTCCAGCGTGAGCGGACCCAGCTTAAAACAAAGTGACGGCCCCCAATTTAACGGCGACAGCAAGCACCCTCCGCCTCTTAGGTCTGCGGCATTGAAGACCTCGAATGGTAGCTCTAACTCGCCTTCCGAGAGCACGGTGCTGGGACAGGCCCCGAGACCAGCTCCCAGGAGGACGGACATCTCCGAGCTCCCCAGGATACCAAAGATCAGGAGAGACGACAGGCGGGTGGGCGAGGTCCCTGCCGGCGGGCAGAGAGTCGAGATTCCCAGCTCCTGCATCAGCCGGCTGACGGGCAGGGAGGGCCCCGGGCAGCCTGGCTGTGGCGCCAGGGCGGAGGGTGAGCCCAGCAGCAGGGGCGCTCAGGAGCCCAGCACGCGCTCGGGGGgcggcccccagccccctgccccgcTGGGCCCCTCCCGGGGGAAGGGTGTCGGCTCCACCTTCGAGAGCTTCAGGATCAACATTCCTGGGAACACAGCCCATTCCGGCAGAGTCCTCAGCCCCGGCTTCTGCAACACGTTCCGGCCTGTGGACAGCAAGGTGCAGAGAAGAGAGAGCCCTGTGCCCCTCTTCTCCGTCAGGAAGACGAAGCAGCTCAAGAGCGAGATCTATGACCCCTTCAACCCCACGGGCTCTGACTCCAGCTCGGCCAGCAGCAGCCCCGAGCACCCGGGCTCTGGCCTCCTGCCCTCTGAGATCACGCGCACCATCTCCATTGACAGCCCCAAGGCCCCCGTGCTGCCGCCCGTGCGCTGCGTCACCTCCTACACAGTGCAGACCGGCATGGGGAAGGAGCCCGAGCCCCCCCAGGGGCCCTGCGGCCTGCCCGAGCTCCAGGGCGAGGAGGGGCCCGTGGCACAAGCACAGAGGCCGTCCCCGCCAGAGCCCTGGGGGGACGAGGACCCACCACCCCGCATCTCCTTCTTTGGCTCAGAGGGGCGGACGGTGACTTGTGTGACTGCGGCGGAGCCGGACGCCCCACCCAGTCCGGACGCCCTGCCCGCGACCACCCACAGGGTCGTGGAGCTGCGGTCCCCCACCCGTTCCCGCTCCAGGTCCAGCTCCCGCGGTGGGAAGAAAGCCCAGAGGCCGAGGGTCGCCACCAGGGAGCACCGGAGGGCCCGCTCAGGGTCCCGCTCGTCGCACTCGGGGGACAGGAGCTCGCGGTCTGCGTCGCCACCGGCAGGTGAGGACCAGGCCAAGAGGCACCGGCCCAAGGCCCGGGATCGGAGGTCTTCCAGCGACCGCTCCAGCAGCCGCGAGCGCACCAAGCGGAGGAAGGCCAAGGACAAgagcagggagagaaggaggggctcCTGGGGCCGAGGCCGGCGGAGGTCCCGCTCCCGCTCCGGCAGCCCCGGCAGCTCCTCCCACGAGCATCGCGAgggcaggaggaagaagaggcgGAGGTCGGGGTCCCGGTCTCGGGGGAGGGAGTGCTCACCCCACAGCAGCCTGGAGAGAGCCCGGAGGCCCAGGCACCCCCGGGAGAGGAGGGAGCGGCCCGACAGGGAGAGTGCCGCGCGGCTCCGAGACAGGCgaggctcctgggagaggaggCGGCGTAGGTCCAGGTCACCCAGCCCCGAGCACAGGCCCCGGGAGCACCGGCGGCCTCGGTCCCGTGAGAAGCGCCCacggccccgcccccgctccccgGAGAGGAAGTTGGCTCCGAAAGAGGCTTCTCCGGCACCCCTTCCCCAGGGGGAGCCCAGGCCGGACAGGGAGCCCCCGGCCAGGCCCCTGGCCTTGGCAGGAACAGACGCCTTGCTGGAGGGGTCCGAGGCCGACAAGCCCCCCACAAAGGTCCCCCCAGTCCTGGAGGTGCCAGCCGAGTACCCCCCTGAGGATCTGGATTACGGTGACTCCGTGGAGGCGGGGCACCTCTTCGAGGACTTTTCGAACGAAGCCATCTTCATGCAGCTTGATGACATGAGCTCCCCGCCCTCCCCGGAGAGCACGGACTCCTCCCCAGAGCGAAGCCTCTTGCCCAAGCCCACTGGGCCCCCGGCTGGCCAGCAGCATGACGCTGGCCTGGCCGTGGCCATCATCCGCAGGGAGGTGTCTCGGATCCACGGTGAAGATGTGGCGCAGCCTCTGCCCAGGATGGAGGGCCCTCGAGAGGAGCACTTGCTCCAGCAGGACGCGGCCGAGGCAGCCACAGCTCCCTGCGCTCTGGGAGGCCAAGCCATGGGCGGGGCGCCTGCGGGGAAGGAGGAGGGTCCCTCTCAGAACCCCCTGCTGCGGGCTAAGGCGCTGGTGAAGAGAGTCACCTGGGACCTCCAGGAGGTGGAGAGCGGTGCCCCGGCTGAGGACAGAGGCCTGCGTGAGTAGGCGCTTGGGCGGGGTGGGGCAATGGGGTGGGATACGAGGATGGCTCAGAGCGACCACCACGGAGTCTTCTCCCtggatggctcacgggcctcctTGGTCATGCAGGGAGATGGCCACGGCCTGACCTGTGGTCCTTGCTGCTGGGATgcttttctggaattttccagcCAGGAAACAGCCTTCTGGCGTGGCCACAGAGCACCCACCCCCCTGTTGGCCCTCAGGGACGCCGCTTCGCAGGCCGCAGAGGCCCCGGGAAACCGAGGACGCGGGCCCCGTGGCTGCGCTCCAGCAGGCTCCCTTCTCTGAGCCCCCTCCCCCTGGTTATGTGCTTCCAGAGCCTGGCTTTCCTGATGCTGACCCTTCTCAGGTGGGCGCCTGGCCTGGAGGGATGTGGCGTTGGGCTCAGGCCACTCAAGCTGGGCCGGGTTGGGGCTGAGGGCCTCATGCACCAGCCCCTTTCTGCCGGGGCTTTTAGTGGTTCGGGAGTGGGGGTTGGGAGCACGTTGCCTTGGGCACTGGGGCACCGAGCTCTGCAGGGGCTAAGCGGGCTGTGCTCTCGCCCAGGTACAGAGCCTgaacctgccccccaccccggctctGCCTTCGAGTGTCCCACCATACGCACCTGTCAGCCAGCCCGCGGTCCAGTTCCTCTTGCAGGGGAGCCTGCCCCTGATGGGCTGCGGGGTGGCCCAGAGCCCGGCCCCGGTGCCCACCGTCCTGACTGCAGCCTCAGAGCCGGCTGGTCATGCTGCCACTGTGACCACCGCCGCTGCCAACAGCTCCGAGGAGAGAACAGCTGCTCCCAGGCCAGCCTCGGAGAAGACCAAGAACGAGGAGGTGAGTCCCgcccctccttcctccagggACTGGcgcaggtgggtgggtgggtgggtgggaagccAGGGGCCAGTGGTCTCACAAGTGTCCTCCCCCCTAGTACATGAAGAAGCTGCACGTGCAGGAGCGGGCTGTGGAGGAGGTGAAGCTGGCCATCAAGCCCTTCTACCAGAAGAGGGAGGTGACAAAGGACGAGTACAAGGACATTCTGCGCAAGGCCGTGCAGAAGGTGGGTGTGGGGTCCGTGAGCCCAGAGAGAGGGGCTCCGGCCCCAGGGTCGCTCGGCCACATCCTGGGCGCAGCTTCAGGCCAGTTGTAGCCACGCCTCATTGATGCTTCGGGGGTATAAAATGCTGGTGTTTGTGAGGGGCTTACGACTGTCCTCGTGACTTTAGTTAAAGAGGCTAAATGACACAAGATGTTTAACCCAGCTCATGGGTAGGAAGTGAGACCCTGAGAGATGGACATGAGAGATGGACATGCCAGCTGATCTCAGTGGGACCCTCAGCAGCCCTTGAGGAGGGCAGAGCAGGCAGGCGCACCTCAGGCTGCCTGCTGTCCCTCATGGCGTGCTCCCCAGCGCTCCATCCCCATGATCCCTGACCACGCGGGTTTGCAGGGACATCCGGGTAACTGTGCCCCACTCCCCCAGATCTGCCACAGCAAGAGTGGGGAGATCAACCCCGTGAAGGTGGGCAACCTGGTGAAGGCCTACGTGGACAAGTACAGGCATATGCGCAGACACCGGCGGGCCGAGGCCGGTGAGGAGCCGCCTGCCCAGGGTGCCGAGGGCTGAGGCTTGCCCGGGGCCCTTCTGGCTGGAGTAGCCGAAGCAGAAAACTCCGGGCCACTCGCCCTCCCGTTTCCAGGGTTCCTGTGATCGCACGTGGTCTGTGCACCTGTCTTGCTCACAGTTTAAAACTGgacttttatatgtatattatagacACACACTGTTCCCATTGTGTTCTAATTTATCAAAAACGGATTATCTTTAGAAATGTCTTGATTGGCTCAGTACTTGAAAGGCGAAGCCTTTGGTGATGAGAAACCAAAGGCGGGCGGGCGGGTGGCGCTTCCCCCACGGGCAACCATCTGGTCCCAGGATTCCCTCGTCTGCTCGTTGTGTTTTATAAGTAATCGCTCGGGTTTTCACTTAGGTCCGCCACCTCCCAGGCACAGCAGTGTTGGCGGGTCTCGAAGGCCAGGGACAGGCCTTGGGCGCAGCACAGATGGGGAGCCCTGTTCACCGCAGAGGGGCCCCAGGTGCTGCCCCCTCTGGGGAACACGTGTCCTGAGGGGCCCTTGCGCTCTTGGAGCAGTTTGTTGGCTCTAAAGCATGCCCTGAGTTTTTTCACTGTGAAGTCAGGAGAACGGGTGTGCACAGGAGGCCAAcgtgggcggggcagggggctcCCTTCCTGGGCCCACAGGTCACGGGCTTCCCGTGAAGTGGGGTGAACCTCGCATCCACAGTGCCCCTCCCAAGCCTCAGTCTCAAGCCTGCCCCTGGTCAGGACACCAGCACTGGTTCTTGGGATCTTTTTATTAGATTGGGAGGGGTTGGGGACCCAGCCTAGCCGGGCTGCTCCGCCTCCATCAGGAAGTGCTCCAGGAAGTGCTCCAGGTCATCATAGAGGCTGTTGGAGCTGGACAGGCAGAGGCTGAGGCTGCCGCTGTCCAGAGAGGATGCGCCTTCGCGCTGCACGCCCTCCAGGTATGCCCGGCACAGCCATGGCTCCAACTGTGGGGAGGGCGCGGTCAGGTGGGGGGAGGGCTGTgtgcaccctccctccctccccccacccccaccccagggaccCTCCACCTCACCTTCACCAGGACCAGGCTCTTCTCCTTGGGCCTTCTCACTGACAGGTCCTGCCCAAAGCCCAGATAGATGGTGTAGTGAGGGGAGCCCCGGCGCCGGCAGGCCTCAAACTCCCCCAGTTCTGCAGGACAGGGCTTTggtgagggggggtggggggaggcggggaggcccTCAGCCCCAGGGCAGGTGCATCACTGACCTTGGAAGAAGGTGCTGAAGTCAAAGATGGGGGTGTCGCAGTTCCGGGGCAGCAGGCGGGCGGGGGTGGAGGAGCTGGCCGAGCCCAGGGGCCCTCCCACCTCCCAATAGACCTTACACTTGCCCAGGCGCCGGGCCCACAGCCTGAGACCCCGGAGTTCCAGCTGTAGGCCGGGGGCTACGTGCTGCAGCAGCTTCTCTGTGTAGTGGAGCTGCTTCTGGTCGGGCAGCTCGGCGGGGCTAGGAAAGGCTACTCGCTGGTGCTCTGAAGCCCCACCACCTACATCGGGGGGGCCATACAGGAGCACACAGCTCGGGCGCCCCACCACCTCCCGCAGCACTGTTCGGCCCTTGTACGTGATGGTCAAGTCCAGGGCCCCCAAGCTGGGCAGTGTGTGCGGGCCGAGCTGTGAGCAGGTGGGACCAGCCACGTGTAGATGCCCTGCCATCGGGGTGCAGGCACTGGGGGAGGCTGTGGTGCGGGGCTCCGCCTCTCGCGGCTgccagggggctgggggtgggcctGCGTCTGGAGAGGAAGGCAGGCCTGAGCTGGCAACCGAGCCGCCAgctcctcccctttccttccacATGTCCCCTAGCTCCTGtcacctgggcctggggctggggcgcCACATTTACTGTGGCGGGCACAACTCCCAAGCAGGGAGCTCTGGACCTGAGGAGGCTCAGCTGTGCCCAGCAGGGATGGTGGCCCACCTCTGGCCAGCACCGTCCCTGCTGGGCACCCCCCTCCCCCGAGCCCTCTCTCCCCGGAGACTCTGCTGTCCTGCCTGTTCCTCCCCTTGGCACACAGAATTCTGCAGGGCAGAGCATCCCCCTCCAACAGCCCCTCACCAGGAGCCCCAGGGGCTATCGGCTCCACCCCACACGCAGCTTTCAGCACATGGTCCTCCAGGCAGCTCTGCTGCAGAGCCTGGATCAATAGGTCCCCAGCATCTCCAGCTGGGCTTGGGGCACAGGGCTCAGGGCTCAGCCCGGCCAGCCCATGCCCCAGCCTCTCGCCAGCATCTGCTGCCAGGTATGGCCCCAGAAGCCCATCCTGCAGGAGAGGACAGACAGTCCCAGCATAACTCAGCAGCTCCCCAGCCCAGTGAGGGGGGGCAGCCCCAAGGTGGAATCCAAGAGGGCAGTGACCTTACCCTTGTAGGTGGGGCATCTTCAAGGGCCTTGTCCTCCCCCTGGCTAATAATGCTTGGGCTTTCTGAGGGAGAATTAGGGTTGGGGGAACACTGGATTTGTGACTCTGGAGTGGGACACCTAGGTGTGAAGCCCTGGGCAGCTCCTCAAAGCTCAACCGCACTTCTCCTTCACTGATCCCAACAGGCCCATGAGCTTCCTCCCAGCAATCCCCAGTCCCCGCTAGCCGCGCCACACGCCCTCACCCCGGCCCCGCCATCCCCCAGCAATCTGGCACCAGCCTCTCTCATGCCAGTTTTCTAAAACCGAAAATCCGACCCAGCGGCTGCTCCCAGGACAGAGCCAAGTCTCCCTGTCGGCAGCCCTGCCGTGGCCTCCTCACCTCCGCACGCCGGCCCGGGGGTGACCATGTACACCTTATGAGGGTCGGTAGGGTCCCCCGAGTTGTCTTGCAACATCACGAAGCGCCGCGTACAGTGCAGCGCGCAGCGGAAGTTGGTTTTCCAGGAAGCTCGGAGCGCACTCTCAGCGGTAGGCCGGGCACCTGCGCTGCTGCGGAGAGGCCACCTGCCGCGGGCCACAGCCCAGGCCTGGGGAGAGAGACTGAGCGGATTACGCGGACCGGACACTCGGGCCTGGGCCTGGACcggccctcccccgccccgggcGGGGCTGGGGTCCCACCTTGAAGATGCGCGAGTCGGCCTCTCCCAGGTCCTTCCGCGAAAAGTGCTTCCAGGGCACGCGGAAGCGCGTTCGGGCCGCGTCCAGCCACCGTAGTCCCTCGTAGCGGCCGCTGCTGACCTCGCCCAGAAGCCAGTCTCCGAAGAGCACGCGCGGGGTCCCCCTGCGGGCGGAGCAGCCGGGCGTCAGGGCGCGCGCGGGCCACCGGGGGCGTGGGTGGGGTCGGCAGCGGGCAGCGCGGCGGGCTCACCCGTCGGGAGCCACGGCCATTGCTCCCTCCGCAAGGGCTGGGCGTAGAGAGAGCGGCGCGCCCTCCGCGGCGAGGGCTGGGGTCGCGGGGGCAGTCGGGGGATAGCGCAGGTGAGAGGAGCGTTCCGCGTGAGTCTCCGCAGGTAGTCCCGGGTGTTGGGGTCCCAAGTGTTGGGATCACAGATGGAAGTTGAGGACTTCTGGCCACGGTGTTGCCCAGGTGAGTCCTGGCCAAGGAG
This window encodes:
- the PHRF1 gene encoding PHD and RING finger domain-containing protein 1 isoform X14, whose protein sequence is MRGLLSWRIPRGQVSPAPAGRLEPRGWLRCRWAFRWVGGVFEGLLGLGLGVLPAGSSARLSVHSQAAPGLRSQIHEVTEEVKERLPPDGLLPGVQFPWTARARWRLRLFPLLSSSQNPRAACSILQWRSGRRRKVSGRKKTQSRSSVKSRSSGTRSRKRQGRVKKSKGKKIKNEATARSRIARTLGLRRPAHGACIPSVYKPADPSLGLMRADIGAASLSLFGDPYELDPFDSSEEASPSPASPLSVKRRILSRSALRSHQPVARPVSMGLCRRSAPAMAPQPEVDADPGPDLLGSILSGQSFLMMNGADIVIHRDGSLSAKRAAPVSFQRNSVGPSRGAEGAGSGACLQPRETQSGSGPESLGSSCPGRATPGTPPAPPTPAHVPELTLGAAVRLDSLVTLQSGQAQTLSSVSGPSLKQSDGPQFNGDSKHPPPLRSAALKTSNGSSNSPSESTVLGQAPRPAPRRTDISELPRIPKIRRDDRRVGEVPAGGQRVEIPSSCISRLTGREGPGQPGCGARAEGEPSSRGAQEPSTRSGGGPQPPAPLGPSRGKGVGSTFESFRINIPGNTAHSGRVLSPGFCNTFRPVDSKVQRRESPVPLFSVRKTKQLKSEIYDPFNPTGSDSSSASSSPEHPGSGLLPSEITRTISIDSPKAPVLPPVRCVTSYTVQTGMGKEPEPPQGPCGLPELQGEEGPVAQAQRPSPPEPWGDEDPPPRISFFGSEGRTVTCVTAAEPDAPPSPDALPATTHRVVELRSPTRSRSRSSSRGGKKAQRPRVATREHRRARSGSRSSHSGDRSSRSASPPAGEDQAKRHRPKARDRRSSSDRSSSRERTKRRKAKDKSRERRRGSWGRGRRRSRSRSGSPGSSSHEHREGRRKKRRRSGSRSRGRECSPHSSLERARRPRHPRERRERPDRESAARLRDRRGSWERRRRRSRSPSPEHRPREHRRPRSREKRPRPRPRSPERKLAPKEASPAPLPQGEPRPDREPPARPLALAGTDALLEGSEADKPPTKVPPVLEVPAEYPPEDLDYGDSVEAGHLFEDFSNEAIFMQLDDMSSPPSPESTDSSPERSLLPKPTGPPAGQQHDAGLAVAIIRREVSRIHGEDVAQPLPRMEGPREEHLLQQDAAEAATAPCALGGQAMGGAPAGKEEGPSQNPLLRAKALVKRVTWDLQEVESGAPAEDRGLRTPLRRPQRPRETEDAGPVAALQQAPFSEPPPPGYVLPEPGFPDADPSQVQSLNLPPTPALPSSVPPYAPVSQPAVQFLLQGSLPLMGCGVAQSPAPVPTVLTAASEPAGHAATVTTAAANSSEERTAAPRPASEKTKNEEYMKKLHVQERAVEEVKLAIKPFYQKREVTKDEYKDILRKAVQKICHSKSGEINPVKVGNLVKAYVDKYRHMRRHRRAEAGEEPPAQGAEG
- the PHRF1 gene encoding PHD and RING finger domain-containing protein 1 isoform X16; translation: MCCPRGRPCCGSRERGGGFPALGRRSAHHQPASATRREDPGHRQDTAEREGPSDGEPEPDLHSQEDPGRRRKVSGRKKTQSRSSVKSRSSGTRSRKRQGRVKKSKGKKIKNEATARSRIARTLGLRRPAHGACIPSVYKPADPSLGLMRADIGAASLSLFGDPYELDPFDSSEEASPSPASPLSVKRRILSRSALRSHQPVARPVSMGLCRRSAPAMAPQPEVDADPGPDLLGSILSGQSFLMMNGADIVIHRDGSLSAKRAAPVSFQRNSVGPSRGAEGAGSGACLQPRETQSGSGPESLGSSCPGRATPGTPPAPPTPAHVPELTLGAAVRLDSLVTLQSGQAQTLSSVSGPSLKQSDGPQFNGDSKHPPPLRSAALKTSNGSSNSPSESTVLGQAPRPAPRRTDISELPRIPKIRRDDRRVGEVPAGGQRVEIPSSCISRLTGREGPGQPGCGARAEGEPSSRGAQEPSTRSGGGPQPPAPLGPSRGKGVGSTFESFRINIPGNTAHSGRVLSPGFCNTFRPVDSKVQRRESPVPLFSVRKTKQLKSEIYDPFNPTGSDSSSASSSPEHPGSGLLPSEITRTISIDSPKAPVLPPVRCVTSYTVQTGMGKEPEPPQGPCGLPELQGEEGPVAQAQRPSPPEPWGDEDPPPRISFFGSEGRTVTCVTAAEPDAPPSPDALPATTHRVVELRSPTRSRSRSSSRGGKKAQRPRVATREHRRARSGSRSSHSGDRSSRSASPPAGEDQAKRHRPKARDRRSSSDRSSSRERTKRRKAKDKSRERRRGSWGRGRRRSRSRSGSPGSSSHEHREGRRKKRRRSGSRSRGRECSPHSSLERARRPRHPRERRERPDRESAARLRDRRGSWERRRRRSRSPSPEHRPREHRRPRSREKRPRPRPRSPERKLAPKEASPAPLPQGEPRPDREPPARPLALAGTDALLEGSEADKPPTKVPPVLEVPAEYPPEDLDYGDSVEAGHLFEDFSNEAIFMQLDDMSSPPSPESTDSSPERSLLPKPTGPPAGQQHDAGLAVAIIRREVSRIHGEDVAQPLPRMEGPREEHLLQQDAAEAATAPCALGGQAMGGAPAGKEEGPSQNPLLRAKALVKRVTWDLQEVESGAPAEDRGLRTPLRRPQRPRETEDAGPVAALQQAPFSEPPPPGYVLPEPGFPDADPSQVQSLNLPPTPALPSSVPPYAPVSQPAVQFLLQGSLPLMGCGVAQSPAPVPTVLTAASEPAGHAATVTTAAANSSEERTAAPRPASEKTKNEEYMKKLHVQERAVEEVKLAIKPFYQKREVTKDEYKDILRKAVQKICHSKSGEINPVKVGNLVKAYVDKYRHMRRHRRAEAGEEPPAQGAEG